A single genomic interval of Aneurinibacillus sp. REN35 harbors:
- a CDS encoding lysine N(6)-hydroxylase/L-ornithine N(5)-oxygenase family protein: MSVTSREPDRVVDIIGIGIGPFNLGLAALLDKVPEIDALFFEKKEAFDWHPGMLIEGTTLQVPFLADLVSMADVTSKYSFLHYLQRHNRLYHYYFLEKFKVPRQEYNHYCRWTAEQLASCRFGKEVIKVTPIEAGGEALYEVHVRDMRTQSTSSFVSRHLVLGIGTSPAVPEGLQSKIGDTLFHSSQYLSQKNRALQAKSITVIGSGQSAAEIFYDLAKEQADHNFELSWFTRSKGFFPMEYSKLGLEYFSPDYIDFFYSLSQSKKDALLPQQDLLYKGISAETIGEIYDLLYHRSIANETPAIRLQSMTEVGDIDRRTDGWTLRCTQWVKEEMFDHDSEIVILGTGYTPTVPSFLSDIAHLIEWDEKGRYRVTRDYKMKRRIDTPSEIFVQNGELHTHGVGAPDLGLGAYRNAVIINTLAGREVYPIHQRNVFQTFGLAKECALINA, encoded by the coding sequence ATGTCAGTGACAAGCAGAGAGCCTGATAGAGTAGTAGATATAATTGGGATTGGTATCGGTCCGTTTAACTTGGGATTGGCCGCTTTGCTCGATAAAGTACCTGAGATTGATGCTCTGTTCTTTGAGAAGAAGGAGGCATTTGATTGGCATCCGGGCATGCTTATCGAGGGTACTACGCTGCAGGTCCCGTTTCTGGCTGACCTTGTCAGCATGGCGGATGTAACGAGTAAATACAGTTTTCTTCATTATTTGCAGCGTCACAACAGACTGTATCATTACTATTTTCTAGAGAAGTTCAAAGTTCCAAGACAGGAATACAATCATTATTGTCGATGGACAGCCGAACAGCTTGCTTCCTGCCGCTTCGGAAAAGAAGTGATAAAGGTGACACCAATTGAAGCAGGTGGCGAGGCGCTTTATGAGGTACATGTACGAGACATGCGGACACAATCAACCTCAAGCTTCGTCAGTAGACATCTGGTGCTCGGCATCGGAACAAGCCCTGCCGTCCCGGAGGGTTTGCAGAGTAAGATAGGGGATACGCTCTTTCATTCCTCTCAGTATTTGAGCCAAAAGAATCGCGCTCTACAAGCCAAATCCATCACGGTCATCGGATCGGGGCAAAGCGCGGCCGAGATTTTTTATGATTTGGCAAAAGAGCAGGCCGATCACAATTTTGAATTGAGCTGGTTTACAAGATCGAAGGGTTTCTTCCCAATGGAATATTCGAAGCTAGGGCTGGAATACTTCTCTCCGGATTATATTGATTTCTTCTACAGCTTATCTCAGAGCAAGAAGGATGCGCTGCTTCCGCAGCAGGATCTGCTCTATAAAGGCATTAGCGCAGAAACGATTGGCGAGATTTATGACCTGTTGTACCACCGTTCCATCGCAAACGAAACACCTGCGATCCGCCTTCAATCCATGACAGAGGTAGGCGACATAGACAGGCGTACTGATGGGTGGACGCTGCGCTGCACGCAGTGGGTGAAGGAGGAGATGTTTGATCACGATTCGGAGATTGTCATTCTAGGAACAGGATATACACCGACAGTGCCAAGCTTTCTTTCAGACATTGCCCACTTGATTGAGTGGGATGAGAAGGGGCGGTACAGAGTGACGAGAGATTACAAAATGAAGAGGCGAATCGATACACCAAGTGAAATCTTCGTACAAAACGGTGAATTGCATACCCATGGTGTGGGCGCACCCGACCTTGGACTGGGGGCGTATCGAAATGCTGTTATTATCAACACTCTGGCGGGGAGAGAGGTATATCCGATTCATCAACGTAACGTCTTCCAGACGTTCGGGTTAGCGAAGGAATGCGCACTCATCAACGCATAG
- a CDS encoding FeoB small GTPase domain-containing protein has protein sequence MNSLSVEKRMELLHRAFGITAEADQKVIALAGNPNTGKSTVFNALTGLNQHTGNWPGKTVGNAQGSFTHNNQSFLLVDLPGTYSLLPNSVDEQVARDFICFGRPDVTLVVVDATALERNLNLALQVMEITDQVVLCVNLMDEAKRKGVQVDIEGLSKKLGVPVVATAARQKQGLQELKDQLFNVVTGAIRPSPLLLHYSEEVEQAICELEVKLAPLLKGLLKPRWVALRMLDGDTTLLQDIERYMTDAALPEHPVSREVSPSWPQA, from the coding sequence ATGAATAGCTTGTCCGTAGAGAAAAGAATGGAACTTCTGCACAGAGCATTCGGCATTACAGCTGAAGCGGATCAGAAAGTGATTGCGCTTGCGGGAAATCCGAATACGGGAAAAAGCACAGTGTTCAACGCACTGACAGGGCTTAACCAACATACAGGCAACTGGCCTGGCAAGACGGTTGGAAACGCGCAAGGCTCGTTTACCCATAACAATCAATCCTTTCTTCTCGTCGATTTGCCTGGTACGTATTCCCTTTTGCCCAATTCGGTTGATGAGCAGGTGGCCCGAGATTTCATCTGTTTCGGTCGACCGGATGTGACGCTTGTCGTAGTTGATGCGACCGCATTAGAGCGGAATTTAAATCTTGCGCTTCAGGTGATGGAGATTACCGATCAGGTTGTGCTGTGCGTGAATTTGATGGATGAAGCGAAACGGAAAGGCGTACAGGTAGATATAGAAGGTCTTTCCAAAAAATTAGGTGTGCCGGTTGTAGCGACAGCCGCCCGCCAGAAACAAGGACTGCAAGAGCTGAAGGATCAACTGTTCAATGTCGTGACAGGAGCCATCCGGCCCTCTCCGCTTCTTCTTCACTATAGTGAGGAGGTTGAGCAGGCCATTTGTGAGCTAGAAGTCAAGCTGGCTCCCCTGCTCAAAGGGTTGCTAAAGCCGCGCTGGGTAGCGCTTCGAATGCTTGATGGAGATACGACCCTCCTGCAAGATATTGAGAGATATATGACTGATGCTGCATTGCCAGAACATCCGGTAAGCAGGGAGGTATCACCCTCATGGCCGCAAGCATAG
- a CDS encoding nucleoside recognition domain-containing protein, which yields MAASIEKNDIYRLQAIASQVQREQTEPVRDGIVEKIYQHSQAIADEVTSRSEDKKSDWEGRLDSILTSRYLGFPIMLALLGAVFWVTIAGANVPSSLLADGFGWLEGKLTALFMWAGSPAWLHGVLVLGLFRGVGWVISVMLPPMAIFFPLFALLEDFGYLPRVAFNLDRLFKKAGGHGKQSLTMAMGFGCNAAGIISCRIIESPRERMIAILTNNFVPCNGRWPTLILLSSLFMAGAVGMGASVTVAALIVVGMVLFGIMMTLFVSWTLSKTMLRGVPSHFTLELPPYRAPQLGRTIVRSVYDKTLFVLKRAVITAAPAGVITWVLANIIVGDKSVLAHVASWFDPFAHAIGLDGYILMAFLLGLPANEIVVPILIMGYMASGAMIELDDMNALKQLFLTHGWTWLTALNMMLFSLLHYPCGTTIYTIAKETKSAKWTVVSVLLPLSIAIGVCFIVAQTVRYFGWV from the coding sequence ATGGCCGCAAGCATAGAAAAAAACGATATCTATCGTCTCCAGGCGATTGCATCTCAAGTGCAAAGAGAGCAGACGGAACCAGTCCGTGATGGGATTGTAGAAAAAATTTATCAGCATTCACAGGCAATTGCCGATGAGGTTACAAGCCGTTCTGAGGATAAAAAGAGTGATTGGGAGGGGCGGCTCGATTCCATTCTGACGTCTCGCTATCTTGGATTTCCCATTATGCTGGCTTTATTAGGTGCGGTATTCTGGGTTACTATTGCTGGAGCTAATGTTCCCTCAAGCCTTCTGGCAGACGGATTTGGCTGGCTTGAGGGCAAGTTGACTGCCTTGTTCATGTGGGCAGGATCTCCGGCATGGCTGCATGGCGTACTTGTACTCGGTTTATTTCGGGGCGTAGGTTGGGTCATTTCAGTAATGCTGCCGCCAATGGCGATCTTCTTTCCTCTTTTTGCGCTGTTGGAGGACTTTGGTTATTTGCCGCGTGTGGCATTTAACTTGGATCGGCTGTTCAAGAAGGCCGGTGGACACGGGAAACAATCGTTGACGATGGCAATGGGATTTGGCTGTAATGCAGCAGGCATTATCTCTTGCCGCATTATCGAGTCGCCTCGTGAACGCATGATTGCTATTCTGACGAATAATTTTGTTCCATGCAACGGTCGATGGCCGACGCTTATTCTCTTATCGTCTTTGTTTATGGCAGGAGCCGTAGGAATGGGCGCAAGCGTAACCGTTGCGGCATTGATTGTTGTCGGCATGGTTCTCTTCGGTATTATGATGACGCTATTTGTCTCATGGACGCTATCGAAGACGATGCTGCGCGGCGTTCCTTCCCACTTCACGCTGGAGCTTCCGCCGTACCGTGCGCCGCAGCTTGGCCGTACAATCGTTCGATCTGTGTATGATAAAACATTGTTTGTGCTTAAACGTGCGGTTATTACGGCAGCGCCAGCCGGAGTAATTACCTGGGTGCTTGCCAACATTATTGTTGGAGACAAGAGCGTGCTTGCCCATGTTGCAAGCTGGTTTGATCCGTTTGCTCATGCGATTGGGCTTGATGGCTATATTCTGATGGCATTTCTGCTGGGGCTTCCGGCAAATGAGATTGTTGTCCCGATTCTGATTATGGGGTATATGGCATCCGGTGCGATGATTGAGCTTGATGATATGAATGCACTGAAGCAGCTCTTTCTGACGCATGGCTGGACGTGGCTGACCGCGCTGAATATGATGCTGTTTTCGCTTCTCCATTATCCATGCGGTACAACGATTTATACGATTGCTAAGGAGACGAAAAGCGCAAAGTGGACAGTTGTTTCCGTACTTTTGCCGCTCTCGATCGCAATCGGTGTATGCTTTATTGTCGCGCAAACGGTTCGTTATTTTGGCTGGGTATAG
- a CDS encoding FeoA family protein translates to MAEKKTAAIPLSELVPGSRARVVSLQAEGLVRRRLLDLGMVPQTIVEVVRRSPIGDPTAYRVRGTTIGLRKEDAKQILVETLGK, encoded by the coding sequence ATGGCTGAGAAAAAAACAGCAGCGATTCCTTTATCAGAGCTTGTACCTGGCAGCCGTGCAAGGGTAGTATCGCTTCAGGCTGAAGGATTAGTTCGACGGCGTTTGCTGGATTTGGGAATGGTGCCGCAGACGATAGTGGAAGTCGTGCGGCGCAGTCCGATTGGAGATCCGACGGCCTACAGGGTACGTGGTACAACAATAGGGCTGCGAAAGGAAGATGCAAAGCAGATTCTGGTAGAGACGCTTGGCAAATAA
- a CDS encoding IucA/IucC family protein — translation MKHMKEIAEKATMQSFMNCYIRETARYTKHPLERLDAALMENHIDPIEAVLVCPLSAQRLEVILPVRYWSMTGRHLFSFPIYYQTKEMPVPQQADYVTLVSLIAKELLLAQGRQDAEDEFMLRVILSCRNIRRYMEDRAGDAAALARPDFTFIEAEQSLLLGHLLHPTPKSKQGITEEEEGMFSPELQGEFQLHYFRAHTSIVLQDSSEARTAARIIKEELQNDPATGPAFIASYCQPDTFVLLPVHPLQVSIVLEREDVQELLTKGMLEYLGPVGSPFTATSSMRTVYGNHARYMYKFSIPIKITNSLRINKRKELDRGVEVSRLLGTEIGSRMEEVHKNFRIIQDPAYVNLDLEGEESGFEVVIRENPFYENTENASLIAGLVQDHAYGGDSRLGSIVKNIAAREGRTTEEVSLAWFEKYLSVTLDPILWLYEEYAIALEAHQQNSIITLKDGYPDRFYYRDNQGYYYCESKADRLAELLPGLNQKSSTICADDVAEERLRYYFFFNHLFGLINGFGTAGLINEEKLLDALKERLMHHNQQNGDASTLLHSLLHEEKLPCKANLLTRFHDMDELVGSLESQSVYTFVQNPLLQKVGVMHEK, via the coding sequence TTGAAGCATATGAAGGAAATCGCAGAGAAGGCGACCATGCAAAGTTTTATGAACTGCTATATACGCGAGACAGCCAGGTATACAAAGCATCCGCTCGAAAGATTAGACGCTGCGCTAATGGAGAATCATATTGACCCGATCGAAGCGGTGCTCGTTTGCCCGCTGTCTGCACAGCGATTAGAAGTCATCCTGCCCGTGCGGTATTGGTCGATGACAGGCAGGCACCTGTTTTCATTCCCCATCTATTATCAGACGAAAGAGATGCCCGTTCCACAGCAGGCTGATTACGTTACGCTTGTCTCACTTATCGCAAAAGAGCTTTTACTTGCACAGGGGCGACAGGATGCTGAAGATGAATTCATGCTACGTGTTATCTTAAGCTGCCGGAATATACGGCGCTATATGGAAGACAGAGCGGGAGATGCGGCCGCTCTTGCAAGGCCCGATTTCACATTCATTGAAGCAGAGCAATCGCTGCTTCTTGGCCATCTGCTGCACCCCACACCGAAAAGCAAGCAGGGGATTACGGAAGAAGAGGAGGGGATGTTCTCTCCGGAGTTACAAGGGGAATTCCAGTTGCATTATTTCCGGGCGCATACATCCATCGTGCTGCAGGATTCGAGCGAAGCGAGAACGGCCGCCCGCATAATAAAGGAAGAGTTGCAAAACGACCCTGCAACGGGGCCTGCATTCATAGCATCGTATTGTCAGCCCGATACGTTCGTCCTTCTTCCAGTGCATCCTCTTCAAGTGAGCATAGTACTTGAGAGAGAGGATGTACAAGAACTCTTGACCAAGGGAATGCTTGAATATCTTGGTCCGGTAGGCAGCCCGTTTACGGCAACGTCTTCCATGCGTACGGTATACGGCAATCATGCGAGATATATGTATAAGTTCTCCATCCCGATTAAAATTACCAACTCCCTGCGGATAAATAAGCGCAAGGAACTCGACCGGGGTGTAGAAGTCTCACGTCTCCTCGGAACTGAAATTGGCAGTCGAATGGAGGAGGTACACAAGAACTTCCGCATCATTCAAGATCCTGCTTATGTCAATCTTGACCTAGAGGGAGAAGAATCGGGATTCGAAGTAGTAATACGGGAGAATCCATTCTATGAAAATACGGAAAATGCAAGCTTGATTGCAGGGTTAGTTCAAGATCATGCCTATGGAGGAGACTCCCGGTTAGGCTCCATTGTTAAAAATATTGCCGCAAGAGAAGGACGAACGACAGAAGAAGTAAGCCTAGCGTGGTTTGAAAAATACTTGTCCGTTACGCTTGATCCGATCCTCTGGCTGTACGAAGAATATGCGATTGCACTAGAAGCGCATCAGCAGAATTCCATTATCACGCTAAAAGACGGCTATCCGGATAGATTCTATTATCGGGATAACCAGGGCTATTATTACTGTGAATCGAAAGCGGATAGGCTGGCCGAATTATTGCCGGGATTGAATCAAAAGAGCAGTACCATTTGTGCTGATGACGTAGCAGAAGAGCGGCTGCGCTATTATTTCTTCTTTAATCATTTATTTGGACTGATAAATGGTTTTGGCACAGCGGGATTGATTAACGAAGAGAAGCTGCTTGACGCATTAAAAGAAAGGCTTATGCATCATAACCAGCAAAATGGAGATGCCTCTACCCTGCTGCACAGCTTACTGCATGAGGAGAAGCTGCCGTGCAAAGCGAATCTTCTGACAAGGTTTCATGATATGGATGAGTTGGTAGGTTCGCTTGAATCGCAGTCTGTATATACGTTCGTTCAAAATCCTTTGCTGCAGAAGGTTGGTGTTATGCATGAAAAGTAG
- a CDS encoding MFS transporter: protein MRTHQRIVFPVLFTCVFLFMFTEVLLSPFYPQFFRKVFGVEDFGFTGFYIFACRLTVVIASPIWGLVSRKVDSRWLLLIGQVGTAISCVLMALSANAYQFLAFSVLLLIFKSSYLLLYTIMIQAAGQEKKNVTGVYHAVIQTAIIAATVMSGWVIGLANPLQVFWWIALLDFLQAAVCFFVLRRVAIIDNSIPAEADTMLKNRVDIRFLAKMALLIFTLHYAVNIIRPFFTVFTEETYHTTIIGSSLLFLIPSLMAVAALPVMKKCSSQRILSLYKMSGLLLLISLVLQGVASNLWVLILARCLFGFTLAVCQASLDMYLFERSRNVHSDYSVLSSFQNIGLLLAPLSALALVEDYSIVSPFIAAGVIFVVHLFVVTITSYRKRTVHKI, encoded by the coding sequence ATGCGCACTCATCAACGCATAGTTTTTCCTGTCCTATTCACTTGCGTGTTTTTGTTTATGTTTACGGAGGTGCTTCTGTCTCCTTTTTATCCGCAGTTTTTTCGGAAGGTATTCGGCGTAGAGGATTTTGGGTTTACCGGATTTTATATTTTTGCCTGCAGATTGACAGTCGTCATCGCTTCTCCTATCTGGGGGCTTGTGTCTAGAAAGGTGGACAGCAGGTGGTTGTTACTGATAGGACAGGTTGGGACCGCTATTTCTTGCGTGCTTATGGCTCTGTCTGCTAATGCCTATCAGTTTCTGGCTTTTTCTGTTTTGTTGCTGATTTTTAAAAGCAGTTATCTTCTGCTGTATACAATTATGATTCAGGCTGCAGGACAAGAGAAGAAGAATGTGACGGGAGTGTATCATGCGGTGATTCAGACGGCGATCATTGCCGCTACTGTGATGAGCGGCTGGGTAATCGGCCTTGCAAATCCGCTGCAGGTGTTTTGGTGGATCGCCTTGCTTGATTTCCTGCAGGCGGCAGTCTGTTTCTTCGTGTTGCGCAGAGTAGCGATAATAGACAATTCTATACCTGCAGAAGCGGATACGATGCTAAAGAATCGGGTCGATATTCGGTTTTTGGCGAAAATGGCTTTGCTTATCTTTACGCTGCATTATGCGGTAAATATCATCCGTCCCTTCTTTACGGTGTTCACAGAAGAGACATACCATACGACTATCATTGGCAGCAGTCTGCTGTTCTTGATCCCAAGTCTGATGGCGGTTGCGGCATTGCCGGTCATGAAAAAGTGCAGTTCGCAGAGAATCTTATCGTTATATAAAATGTCGGGTCTGCTTCTTCTTATCAGCTTGGTTCTGCAAGGCGTGGCTTCAAATCTTTGGGTGCTTATACTGGCAAGGTGCCTATTCGGCTTTACGTTAGCTGTATGCCAAGCAAGTCTGGATATGTACTTGTTTGAGCGGAGCCGCAATGTTCATTCTGATTACAGCGTTTTATCCTCTTTTCAGAACATCGGATTGCTGCTGGCACCATTAAGTGCGCTTGCGCTTGTAGAAGACTATTCGATTGTCTCTCCGTTTATCGCGGCGGGTGTCATATTTGTGGTGCATCTTTTCGTTGTTACAATAACCAGCTACAGAAAAAGGACTGTGCACAAAATTTAA
- a CDS encoding pyridoxal phosphate-dependent decarboxylase family protein, whose protein sequence is MNPSSIETIARIAKPDGVESLFLNEGEEGQRAYRQAMDMVKEMLATFYSDNEVPYSGKAPKEIERAMKKLALASEDGEDLGVVVSELPSALLRDSIHVTHPRSIAHLHCPPLIPALAAEAVISALNQSMDSWDQSAAATYIEAELIRWLCAQFGFSQEADGTFTSGGTQSNYTGLLLARDAFCKRHWDWDVQQNGLPQEAGRLRILCSEDAHFTVKKSASQLGLGEKAVVVIKTDQNRRLCIRDAEEKIRQMQQKQLIPFAMVATCGTTDFGSIDPMRELAQISARHNLWLHVDAAYGGALVLSQRFRKKLSGIELADSVTVDFHKLFYQPISCGAFLVKDRTSFRFLSHHANYLNPVEDEEAGTLNLVNKSTQTTRRFDALKLVVSLRVVGVKRFGEMIDYTIQLAQETAKKIAEMKNLYMPHAHPELNAVVFRYEPASGRGVDGNQVNRQIYQALLQSGVAIIARTSIDGLAYLKFTLLNPRTTIEDIELILQEIQRLGDTHTVNGG, encoded by the coding sequence GTGAATCCAAGCTCTATAGAAACGATAGCCCGTATAGCAAAACCGGATGGAGTCGAGTCCCTCTTCCTGAATGAAGGAGAAGAGGGACAGCGAGCATACAGGCAAGCGATGGATATGGTTAAAGAGATGCTTGCCACGTTCTATAGCGATAACGAAGTGCCTTATAGCGGCAAAGCACCAAAGGAGATTGAACGCGCCATGAAGAAGCTGGCGCTTGCTTCAGAGGATGGGGAAGACCTTGGGGTTGTAGTGAGTGAACTTCCTTCCGCTCTTCTTCGCGATAGCATACATGTCACGCATCCAAGAAGTATTGCGCACCTTCATTGCCCCCCGCTCATTCCCGCGCTTGCTGCTGAAGCGGTTATCAGTGCATTGAATCAATCCATGGATTCATGGGACCAGAGTGCGGCAGCTACTTACATAGAAGCAGAGTTGATTCGCTGGCTTTGCGCACAGTTCGGATTTTCGCAAGAGGCGGATGGGACATTCACTAGCGGAGGAACGCAGTCGAATTATACGGGTCTGCTTCTCGCGCGTGATGCTTTCTGCAAACGGCACTGGGACTGGGATGTGCAGCAGAATGGACTGCCGCAAGAAGCAGGACGCTTACGGATTCTATGCTCGGAAGATGCCCATTTTACAGTGAAAAAATCGGCGTCCCAGCTCGGGTTAGGCGAGAAGGCTGTCGTCGTGATCAAAACCGATCAGAACCGCCGTCTATGCATTCGAGACGCTGAGGAGAAGATTAGGCAGATGCAGCAAAAGCAGCTGATACCGTTTGCGATGGTAGCTACATGCGGCACAACAGATTTTGGCAGTATTGATCCTATGCGGGAGTTAGCTCAAATCTCTGCTCGGCACAATCTCTGGCTGCATGTGGATGCCGCCTACGGAGGAGCGTTGGTGCTGAGCCAGCGCTTTCGAAAGAAGCTCTCCGGCATTGAGTTGGCCGATTCGGTGACGGTTGATTTTCATAAGCTTTTCTATCAACCAATCAGTTGTGGTGCCTTTCTGGTCAAGGATAGGACGAGTTTTCGTTTTCTCAGCCATCACGCTAATTACTTGAATCCGGTTGAGGATGAAGAAGCGGGTACGCTAAATTTGGTGAATAAATCGACACAGACGACGCGGCGTTTTGATGCGCTAAAGCTTGTCGTTTCACTAAGAGTGGTCGGAGTGAAGCGGTTTGGTGAGATGATCGACTATACGATACAGCTTGCGCAAGAGACGGCGAAGAAAATAGCAGAGATGAAAAACTTGTATATGCCCCATGCTCATCCTGAACTGAATGCGGTTGTCTTCCGCTATGAACCGGCTTCGGGTCGTGGCGTAGACGGAAATCAGGTAAACCGTCAGATTTATCAAGCTCTGCTTCAAAGCGGCGTGGCCATCATCGCAAGAACAAGTATAGATGGGCTTGCATACTTGAAATTCACACTGTTGAATCCAAGAACGACAATCGAAGACATCGAGCTCATTCTCCAAGAAATTCAAAGGCTTGGTGACACACATACCGTAAATGGGGGGTAA
- a CDS encoding GNAT family N-acetyltransferase — protein sequence MKSRYVQFDEEIGQSISFAQVQYEQDLPLIHRWMQQAHVIPFWNLNMPLDRFSEHLHKALNDPHQTLYLGFIEGVAMSYWESYWVKGDVIETCYAHEPYDQGIHLLIGEPEFLGRGYALPLLRAMVRFQFTTLRTKKVIAEPDIRNEKMIHVFETCGFEPVKPVELPDKTGLLMFCHRENFERKWQHVSDKQRA from the coding sequence ATGAAAAGTAGGTACGTGCAGTTCGATGAAGAAATTGGGCAGTCTATTTCTTTTGCGCAAGTACAGTATGAACAGGACCTACCTCTTATTCATCGCTGGATGCAGCAGGCGCATGTGATTCCGTTCTGGAACCTTAATATGCCGCTTGATCGGTTCAGTGAGCACCTGCACAAAGCGTTGAATGATCCGCATCAGACGCTGTATCTAGGCTTCATTGAGGGTGTTGCGATGAGTTATTGGGAGTCGTATTGGGTGAAGGGAGACGTAATAGAGACGTGTTATGCGCATGAACCGTATGATCAGGGCATTCATCTATTAATCGGCGAACCGGAATTTTTAGGACGGGGCTATGCTCTTCCGCTGCTGCGTGCGATGGTTCGGTTTCAATTCACGACGTTACGGACAAAAAAAGTAATCGCAGAACCTGATATCCGTAACGAAAAAATGATTCATGTATTTGAAACATGCGGATTTGAGCCTGTAAAGCCGGTAGAGCTTCCCGACAAAACCGGACTGCTTATGTTTTGTCATCGGGAGAATTTTGAAAGGAAGTGGCAGCATGTCAGTGACAAGCAGAGAGCCTGA
- a CDS encoding aspartate aminotransferase family protein: MTIQQVSRNKMLLEQQEQRESNARSYPRRIPIAIDKAEGIFVQDVDGKQYYDCLAGAGTLALGHNHPVVVEAMEQVIRDKRPLHTLDLTTPIKEEFVNEVFASLPEEFVKRAKIQFCGPTGGDAIEAAIKLVKTATGKRSILSFQGGYHGATHGTMSLSGTLGPKEKVQGLMPDVHFLPYPYTYRCPFGVGGEASHRISSSYIENLLDDPESGVLPPAGMIFEVVQGEGGSIPAPLEWIREMRRITKERNIPLIIDEVQTGIGRTGKLFAFEHAGIIPDVIVLSKAIGGSLPLSVVIYDKDLDQWSPGAHIGTFRGNQMAMAAGTATLKFIKEQNLAAHAARMGEKLTHSLQELQQKVPQIGDVRGRGLMVGVEIVDSAQQAAPNGSHPAHPLLASRIQRECFDRGLILEVGGRHGSVVRFLPPLVITEEQMDEVVAIFAEATQEAIRHEVRLQ, encoded by the coding sequence ATGACAATCCAACAGGTTTCAAGAAATAAAATGCTTCTCGAACAGCAGGAACAACGTGAGTCGAATGCCCGCTCCTACCCGAGAAGAATTCCAATCGCCATAGACAAGGCGGAGGGTATTTTCGTTCAGGATGTTGATGGGAAGCAGTATTATGATTGTCTCGCCGGAGCGGGGACACTGGCTCTGGGGCATAATCATCCGGTCGTTGTCGAAGCCATGGAGCAGGTAATTCGGGATAAGCGTCCACTGCATACACTCGATTTAACAACGCCGATAAAAGAGGAGTTTGTTAATGAGGTATTTGCCAGCTTACCTGAGGAATTTGTCAAGCGTGCAAAAATTCAATTTTGTGGGCCTACAGGCGGTGATGCAATCGAAGCTGCGATTAAACTGGTAAAGACAGCGACAGGAAAGCGCAGCATCCTCTCCTTTCAAGGCGGGTATCATGGAGCTACACACGGTACGATGTCGCTCAGCGGTACGCTAGGGCCAAAAGAAAAAGTACAAGGACTTATGCCGGATGTTCACTTCTTGCCTTATCCGTATACATATCGCTGCCCATTTGGTGTAGGCGGAGAAGCGAGTCATCGTATTAGCAGCAGCTACATCGAAAATCTGCTGGATGATCCAGAAAGCGGTGTGCTTCCACCGGCTGGGATGATTTTTGAGGTGGTGCAAGGCGAAGGGGGATCTATTCCTGCACCGCTGGAATGGATTCGGGAAATGCGGCGGATAACAAAAGAGCGCAATATTCCTCTCATCATTGACGAAGTGCAGACCGGTATCGGACGCACAGGAAAATTATTTGCCTTTGAGCATGCTGGCATCATACCGGATGTGATCGTTCTTTCCAAAGCAATCGGTGGCAGTCTGCCACTATCGGTTGTCATTTACGATAAAGATCTGGATCAATGGTCGCCGGGCGCCCATATTGGAACGTTCCGTGGAAATCAGATGGCTATGGCGGCAGGGACGGCGACATTGAAATTTATCAAGGAACAAAATCTTGCCGCTCATGCAGCGCGTATGGGCGAGAAGTTGACCCACTCCCTGCAAGAGCTTCAGCAAAAGGTACCTCAGATCGGTGATGTAAGAGGTCGAGGATTAATGGTCGGAGTTGAGATCGTAGATTCGGCGCAGCAAGCAGCTCCAAACGGCAGTCATCCGGCACATCCGCTCCTTGCAAGTCGCATTCAGCGAGAGTGCTTCGATCGAGGGCTTATTCTTGAAGTGGGCGGAAGACATGGCAGTGTTGTACGTTTCCTGCCGCCGCTCGTTATTACAGAAGAGCAGATGGATGAAGTAGTGGCGATTTTTGCAGAGGCTACTCAAGAAGCAATCCGACATGAGGTGAGATTGCAGTGA